One genomic segment of SAR202 cluster bacterium includes these proteins:
- a CDS encoding amidase produces the protein MVNEIVYMDAAETAERIRAKDVSPVEVARAHLERIESVNPKLNAIVTHAPGVEERAREAEAAIMRGEVWGPLHGVPYTIKDCVDTAGIRTTQGSRLFADNVPSEDATVVKRLKAAGGIMLGKTNMPEFAFWWETGNAIFGFTDNPYKKGYTAGGSSGGEAAAIATGMSPLGIGSDVGGSIRLPAGHCGVVGLKPTHGRVPLTGHHPNMLLRYMHVGPMARSVRDIALAMEVIEGPDGIDSYCVARQQSAVSSQQSARQTRNVPASGSRIGRLPTTNDQLPLRVAWCAEGGFDPVDPAVQATVRNAAKALADAGCAVEEVGLEWWRELDGQTMTLSIYSAEGTQYLAPIIKGREELLAPPMQRRLKMVDPTFEDYLKANADVDRLRARVAELFRSYDILLLPTCPLPPLPHDTREPVVNGRTVHPRSTLRLTVPFDLTGSPAVSLPFGWTADGLPIGVQLVGRHWEDGTVLQTAAALEVSAERRIVNLE, from the coding sequence GAGGTTGCGCGGGCGCACCTGGAGCGCATCGAGTCGGTCAATCCGAAGCTGAACGCCATTGTGACGCACGCGCCGGGGGTGGAGGAGCGCGCCCGAGAAGCGGAGGCGGCGATCATGCGGGGGGAGGTGTGGGGGCCGCTGCACGGGGTGCCGTACACGATCAAGGACTGCGTGGACACCGCGGGGATACGGACGACCCAGGGGTCCAGGCTGTTCGCGGACAACGTGCCTTCAGAGGACGCGACGGTGGTGAAGCGGCTTAAGGCGGCCGGCGGCATCATGCTGGGGAAGACGAACATGCCGGAGTTCGCGTTCTGGTGGGAGACGGGGAACGCGATATTCGGCTTCACGGACAACCCGTACAAGAAGGGCTACACGGCCGGGGGGTCGAGCGGGGGAGAGGCGGCGGCCATCGCGACAGGCATGTCGCCGCTCGGCATAGGCAGCGACGTGGGCGGCTCGATACGGCTACCGGCGGGCCACTGCGGCGTCGTGGGGCTCAAGCCCACCCACGGCCGCGTGCCGCTGACGGGGCACCACCCGAACATGCTGCTCAGGTACATGCACGTGGGGCCGATGGCGCGGTCCGTCAGGGACATCGCGCTGGCGATGGAGGTGATCGAGGGGCCGGATGGGATCGACAGCTACTGTGTGGCGAGGCAGCAGTCGGCAGTCAGCAGTCAGCAGTCGGCCAGACAAACCAGGAATGTGCCGGCCTCCGGCTCTCGGATTGGCCGACTGCCGACTACCAACGACCAACTACCACTCCGCGTGGCCTGGTGCGCGGAGGGCGGGTTCGACCCGGTGGACCCGGCGGTGCAGGCGACCGTGAGGAATGCTGCGAAGGCGCTGGCGGATGCGGGGTGCGCGGTGGAGGAGGTGGGCCTGGAGTGGTGGCGTGAGCTTGACGGGCAGACGATGACGCTCTCGATCTACTCCGCGGAGGGTACGCAGTACCTTGCGCCGATCATCAAGGGGCGGGAGGAGCTGCTGGCGCCGCCGATGCAGCGGCGGCTGAAGATGGTGGACCCCACGTTTGAGGACTATCTGAAGGCGAACGCGGACGTGGACCGTCTGCGGGCTAGGGTAGCGGAGCTCTTCAGGTCTTATGACATTCTGCTGCTGCCAACGTGCCCGCTGCCACCGCTGCCGCACGACACGCGCGAGCCGGTAGTCAACGGGCGGACGGTGCACCCGCGCTCGACGCTCCGGCTGACGGTGCCGTTCGACCTGACCGGATCGCCGGCGGTCAGCCTGCCGTTCGGGTGGACGGCGGACGGCTTGCCAATCGGCGTGCAGCTTGTCGGCAGGCACTGGGAGGACGGTACGGTGCTGCAGACGGCGGCGGCGCTGGAGGTGTCGGCGGAGAGGCGAATAGTGAATTTGGAATAG
- a CDS encoding GNAT family N-acetyltransferase, with translation MKTRTATARDAEKVIELVNCLLEELGARPIPYESAVPAFQSVAANEGAGSVIVAEEDSQVVGVCTLSFQTAMRTAGRYAVIQEMYVVPEHRSRSVGAQLVEHALAVARAHGCRVVELGTPPNGLRQEEFYRREGFEQVGMRFRMRI, from the coding sequence ATGAAAACCAGGACTGCAACTGCCAGGGACGCCGAGAAGGTCATCGAGCTCGTCAATTGCCTCCTGGAAGAGCTGGGAGCGAGGCCTATCCCCTACGAGTCCGCGGTCCCGGCCTTCCAGAGCGTCGCTGCTAATGAGGGCGCGGGCTCGGTTATCGTCGCGGAAGAGGACTCTCAGGTAGTCGGAGTCTGCACGCTTTCGTTCCAGACGGCGATGCGTACCGCCGGCCGTTACGCCGTCATCCAGGAGATGTACGTGGTCCCCGAGCACCGCAGCCGATCGGTCGGCGCGCAGCTAGTCGAGCACGCCCTCGCCGTCGCGCGCGCCCACGGCTGCCGCGTAGTGGAGCTCGGCACGCCGCCGAACGGCCTCCGCCAGGAGGAGTTCTACCGCCGGGAGGGCTTCGAACAGGTCGGCATGCGTTTCCGGATGAGGATCTAA